A single window of Acanthopagrus latus isolate v.2019 chromosome 1, fAcaLat1.1, whole genome shotgun sequence DNA harbors:
- the LOC119018828 gene encoding complement C3-like, with protein sequence MGRWTLHSILFLVLFSNAKRLTLSRIIRPFDRFTSIDTYWRLHEKQDLRDTVSPSPRFTLLAPDLLRTDSQENIYLQADGVSNPVTASITIQDFGKSTLLLQDSVTLNLENGFQALKTIQLPSDRLNRDEKKNKFVYLRVDFGGLHSEETVLMVSFHSGYIFVQTDKPIYNPGDTVRFRAFTSSPFFKAFETSVTIDIQNPEGVVVKQIDRTRAINGVFGDTFPLSEMVNEGTWKVIAKFDHWPQNTFTAPFEVKKYVLPGFNVTLSPRKSFLNLDDSELAVEISARYLYGEPVQGTAYVVFGVKINQDMIRLSSMKQVSDLEGGVVTLSMDEIKKAYPNIRSLVGSSIYVKASVLTSTGSDLVEAEKTGIKIVESPYVLSFKDTTKYFKPGLPFDFTIQVSHHDGSMARNVPVKLNLLSTPLMVSSGTAPASINMPKTHHAQVITAETTQADLRPEQQAKQQITVQPYVPFNRRHQNYLYISTRTNKVSVGDRLSMDLKIVTSEPAHRDLVKHITYLVLNKGKIIQAQRVDVTGQLVTNIGLTVTPEMMPSFRVVAFYNIHWSSREEVVPDSIWVDVVDSCTGGLTVGPVDGIRRDYSPGKSFSFQVRGDPGAKVSMVAVDNAVYLLKGDRLTQRKIWDVVEHGDIGCTRGGGSDARAVFSGAGLLYASSARFKTPSRQEIKCRASARRRRSAELLQRKAQLESLYKEKLLSRCCKDGLREVPMPYSCTRRSLYITEGWECIRAFRYCCATYRNQEFNTEIPTTPPPTTTAPYTTTTAPPRPTFPFRWDAVGSSRDFSRRLDVRLVQATSRGFEETVLYSKGMPMAEEDVTVTQSALNEKYEEEEEYEEEEEYLDETQVYLRSKFYESWLWMDVNLPSQVDKDGLASKRVDSALPDSITEWGVLAISASPHTGFCVAEPYNVRAWKHFFVDLKLPYSVARNEQVQIKAVVHNYGYEDLHVRVVLMKTENMCSIAFKDRHTQEVTLRAGASVMVPYTIVPLVVGKLPLEVMVVGRDMMGGDRVQKFLRVVLDGVQKTETWSQVLNPSAEGGTQTIRLGKVELESVVPNSMPETFINIRGNVLADSIDNSISEDSLASLIRMPGGCVEQNLASITLPLIAYLYLERTNNWEAVGVERKAEALRYIRRGYENQLAYRKSDGSYPPYRREGASTWITAYVVKVFSMANSITGIDKMQVCDPLLYLVKNKHRQVPGKFIEENPVYSTTMTGGLRGDDPETTLTAFVLIALAEAKQAGIRCTDPNVDVELVMRTTADYLKRALVMPRRPYTVAIASYALALMGNPQQYDPTDYLLRASVAGRSHWPDSHNTLFTLEATGYALLALVKLGQMEAAAAPFKWLNGQRRRGGGFGSTQSTMVVLQALSEYLIHNPPSNQLSLDVDVRMTGRKEIRYHFNPQTAYVARSSRLPANLDLEVLARGNGQGILEVVTYYNQLHEVDEKVPCNHFELNVTIEESSEKPPADVEKSYQITIKVRSLGPRDVRMVVLDISLPTGFTPENSDLEMLSNSVDRYINNFQIVDNLSDRGSLIIHLFKVSHKVPEVLIFRLQQNFKVGLLQPSSVTVYEYYNPDHRCSRTYTPSEDVEELTKICRDNVCRCAQGDCCVSKTDSENFPNKDRETFACATLHHIFQVKVLSVSQSYYDKYEMEITQVIKLGVEAGVEAGQTRFFMSHGNCRDGLNLEPGSQYLIIGPKEDQWNIDSDTNKYIYMLGKDTWVERWPSSAECSSNSTLEAKCKSLDDAAYELSVNGCSL encoded by the exons ATGGGTCGGTGGACGCTGCACAGCATTTTATTTCTCGTGCTTTTCAGCAACGCGAAACGACTGACTTTATCAAG AATCATCAGACCCTTTGACAG ATTTACATCGATAGACACGTACTGGAGATTGCACGA aaaacaaGACCTGAGGGACACAGTCAGTCCGTCACCGAG GTTCACTCTGCTGGCTCCGGACCTGCTGAGGACCGACAGCCAGGAGAACATCTACCTGCAGGCAGATGGCGTGTCCAACCCCGTCACGGCGTCCATCACCATCCAGGACTTCGGGAAGTCCACCCTGCTCCTCCAGGACTCTGTCACACTCAACCTGGAAAATGGATTCCAGGCTCTTAAAACCATACAG CTTCCCTCAGATCGTCTGAATCGCGACGAGAAGAAGAACAAGTTTGTGTATCTGAGGGTGGACTTCGGTGGCCTCCACTCTGAGGAGACGGTGCTGATGGTGTCCTTTCACTCCGGATACATCTTCGTCCAGACGGACAAACCCATCTATAACCCCGGAGATACTG TTCGGTTCAGAGCTTTCACATCGTCTCCGTTCTTTAAGGCCTTCGAGACGTCCGTCACAATAGATATCCAG aatcCAGAGGGTGTGGTGGTGAAACAGATCGACAGGACTCGAGCTATTAATGGCGTCTTTGGAGACACGTTTCCTCTCTCTGAAATGGTCAA TGAGGGAACGTGGAAAGTGATCGCAAAGTTCGACCACTGGCCGCAGAACACGTTCACCGCCCCGTTCGAGGTGAAGAAATATG TGCTTCCTGGCTTCAACGTCACGTTATCGCCCAGGAAGTCATTTCTCAACTTGGACGACAGCGAACTGGCCGTAGAGATCTCAGCCAG GTACCTGTACGGGGAGCCGGTCCAGGGGACGGCCTACGTGGTGTTCGGAGTGAAGATCAACCAAGACATGATCCGGTTGTCTTCAATGAAGCAGGTGTCAGAT CTGGAGGGTGGAGTCGTCACACTGAGCATGGACGAGATCAAGAAAGCTTATCCAAACATCAGGTCTTTGGTCGGCAGCTCCATTTACGTCAAGGCCTCAGTTCTCACCAGCACCG GCAGCGATTTGGTTGAAGCCGAGAAGACTGGCATCAAAATCGTGGAGTCTCCTTACGTCTTGTCCTTCAAAGACACGACAAAGTACTTCAAGCCCGGTCTGCCCTTCGACTTCACA ATTCAGGTGAGCCACCATGACGGCTCCATGGCCCGCAACGTCCCGGTCAAGCTGAATCTCCTGAGCACGCCCCTGATGGTCTCCTCCGGCACGGCTCCAGCCAGCATCAACATGCCAAAAACTCATCATGCACAAGTCATCACT GCTGAGACCACACAGGCTGACCTGAGACCAGAGCAGCAGGCCAAACAGCAGATCACTGTTCAGCCTTACGTCCCCTTTAACCGGCGCCACCAGAACTACCTGTACATCTCCACGAGGACCAACAAGGTGTCCGTCGGAGACAGACTGTCTATGGACCTGAAAATCGTTACCTCAGAACCGGCACACAGAGATCTAGTTAAACACATCACCTACCTG GTGCTGAATAAAGGCAAAATCATTCAGGCTCAGCGTGTGGACGTGACCGGTCAGCTGGTCACCAACATCGGACTGACGGTCACCCCAGAGATGATGCCGTCGTTCCGTGTCGTGGCCTTCTACAATATTCACTGGAGTAGCAGGGAGGAGGTGGTTCCAGACTCCATCTGGGTGGACGTGGTCGATTCCTGCACTGGAGGG CTGACAGTCGGGCCGGTGGACGGTATACGTCGAGACTACTCTCCGGGGAAGAGCTTTAGCTTTCAGGTCAGAGGGGATCCAGGAGCGAAGGTCAGCATGGTGGCCGTGGACAACGCTGTGTATCTACTCAAAGGGGACAGACTTACACAGaggaag ATTTGGGACGTGGTGGAGCACGGAGACATCGGCTGCACTCGAGGCGGAGGCAGCGATGCCCGAGCGGTCTTCTCAGGCGCAGGATTGCTCTACGCTTCCAGCGCCAGGTTCAAAACCCCGAGCAGACAAG agATCAAGTGTCGAGCCAGCGCCAGAAGGAGGCGCTCTGCTGAACTGTTGCAGCGTAAAGCCCAGCTGG AGAGTCTTTACAAGGAGAAGCTCCTGAGCCGCTGCTGTAAGGACGGCCTCAGGGAGGTTCCCATGCCGTACTCCTGTACCCGACGCTCcctctacatcacagagggctGGGAGTGCATCCGGGCCTTCCGCTACTGCTGCGCCACCTACAGGAACCAAGAGTTCAACACCGAGATTcccaccaccccaccacccACGACCACAGCTCcctacaccaccaccactgctcCGCCCAGGCCCACCTTTCCATTCCGCTGGGATGCAGTGGGATCATCTAGGGACTTTTCCCGAC GTTTGGATGTACGCCTAGTTCAAGCGACTTCTCGAGGATTTGAAGAAACAGTGCTCTATTCAAAGGGAATGCCAATGGCAGAAGAAGATGTGACAGTTACGCAGTCGGCACTTAATGAGAAGtacgaggaggaagaggagtatgaggaggaggaagagtacCTGGATGAGACTCAAGTGTATCTGCGCTCCAAGTTCTACGAGTCCTGGCTGTGGATGGATGTTAACCTGCCCAGCCAGGTAGACAAGGACGG GCTGGCCTCCAAGAGGGTGGACAGTGCCTTACCTGACAGCATCACAGAGTGGGGAGTTCTGGCCATCAGTGCGTCACCTCACACAg gTTTCTGTGTTGCCGAGCCGTACAACGTCAGAGCCTGGAAGCATTTCTTTGTGGACCTGAAGCTGCCGTATTCAGTGGCGAGGAACGAACAGGTCCAGATTAAAGCTGTGGTCCATAACTACGGCTACGAAGACCTGCAC GTGAGGGTGGtgctgatgaagacagaaaacatgtgcAGCATTGCCTTcaaggacagacacacacaggaagtgacgcTGCGGGCCGGCGCGTCCGTCATGGTGCCTTACACCATCGTACCGCTGGTGGTGGGGAAACTTCCtctggaggtgatggtggtCGGCAGAGACATGATGGGAGGAGACCGCGTCCAGAAATTTCTACGGGTGGTG CTGGATGGAGTGCAGAAGACTGAAACCTGGAGTCAAGTGCTGAACCCATCTGCAGAGGGAG GAACGCAGACGATTCGTTTGGGCAAAGTCGAACTGGAGTCAGTTGTGCCAAACTCCATGCCGGAGACATTCATCAACATCAGAG gCAACGTGTTGGCCGACAGTATTGATAACTCGATCAGTGAGGACTCTCTGGCCTCTCTGATCCGGATGCCCGGCGGCTGTGTGGAGCAGAACCTGGCCAGCATCACTCTGCCGCTCATCGCCTACCTCTACCTGGAGAGGACCAACAACTGGGAGGCTGTAGGGGTGGAGCGCAAGGCTGAGGCCCTCCGATACATCAGGAGAG gCTATGAGAACCAGCTGGCCTACAGAAAGAGTGATGGCTCTTACCCCCCATACAGGAGGGAGGGTGCAAGTACATG GATCACAGCGTACGTGGTGAAGGTTTTCTCCATGGCTAACTCCATCACCGGCATCGACAAGATGCAAGTGTGTGACCCTCTGCTGTACCTGGTGAAGAACAAACACCGGCAAGTTCCGGGGAAGTTCATAGAAGAAAACCCTGTTTACAGCACGACCATgact GGTGGTCTCCGTGGTGACGACCCAGAGACGACTCTGACAGCCTTCGTCCTTATTGCGCTCGCCGAGGCCAAGCAGGCCGGGATCCGCTGCACTGATCCAAATGTGGACGTGGAG ttAGTTATGCGTACGACGGCTGATTACCTGAAGAGAGCTCTGGTGATGCCGAGGAGACCTTACACTGTGGCCATCGCCTCGTACGCACTCGCTCTGATGGGGAACCCTCAACAGTACGACCCGACGGATTATCTACTGAGAGCGTCAGTTGCAG GTCGCAGCCACTGGCCCGACAGTCACAACACCTTGTTCACGCTCGAGGCGACCGGCTACGCCCTGCTGGCTCTGGTTAAGTTGGGACAAATGGAGGCAGCTGCAGCGCCGTTTAAATGGCTAAAcggccagaggaggagaggcggagGCTTCGGCTCCACTCAG TCCACCATGGTGGTGCTCCAGGCGCTGTCAGAGTACCTGATTCACAATCCTCCTTCTAATCAACTCAGTCTGGACGTGGACGTCAGGATGACAGGACGCAAGGAAATCCGCTACCATTTCAACCCTCAGACCGCCTACGTCGCTCGCAGCTCTCGG TTGCCTGCTAACCTTGATTTGGAAGTGCTGGCTCGAGGGAACGGACAGGGGATACTGGAG GTTGTGACCTACTACAACCAGCTGCACGAGGTTGATGAGAAAGTTCCTTGCAACCACTTTGAGCTCAACGTCACTATTGAAGAATCCAGTG AAAAGCCTCCAGCAGATGTAGAAAAATCCTACCAGATCACCATCAAAGTGAG GTCTTTAGGACCCAGAGATGTCAGGATGGTTGTTCTGGATATCAGCCTGCCCACTGGCTTCACCCCAGAAAACTCAGACCTGGAGATG TTGTCCAACTCAGTGGACCGTTACATCAATAACTTCCAGATTGTTGACAACCTGAGTGACAGAGGCTCTCTGATCATCCACCTGTTCAAG GTGTCTCACAAAGTGCCAGAGGTCCTGAtcttcaggcttcagcagaACTTTAAAGTCGGCCTCCTCCAGCCGTCCTCAGTCACCGTCTACGAGTATTACAACCCAG ATCACCGCTGCAGTCGTACTTACACTCCCAGCGAGGACGTAGAGGAGCTCACTAAGATCTGCAGGGACAACGTCTGCCGCTGCGCGCAGG GTGACTGCTGTGTCTCCAAAACCGACAGTGAAAACTTCCCCAACAAGGACAGAGAGACGTTTGCCTGCGCGACATTACACCACA TTTTCCAGGTGAAGGTGCTGAGTGTCAGCCAGAGTTATTACGACAAATACGAAATGGAGATCACGCAAGTTATCAAGCTGG GTGTGGAGGCCGGAGTTGAAGCGGGCCAGACGAGGTTTTTCATGTCTCACGGAAACTGCAGGGATGGACTCAACCTGGAACCGGGCTCCCAGTACCTCATCATCGGGCCCAAAGAGGACCAGTGGAACATCGACAGCGACACCAACAA ATACATCTACATGTTAGGGAAGGACACCTGGGTGGAGCGCTGGCCCTCGTCTGCAGAGTGCTCCAGCAACTCAACCCTGGAAGCTAAATGCAAGAGCCTGGATGACGCCGCTTATGAACTGTCTGTGAACGGCTGCAGCCTGTAG
- the ccdc130 gene encoding coiled-coil domain-containing protein 130 homolog: MGERKGTNKYYPPDFDPAKHGSLNGYHGTHALRERARKLSQGILIIRFEMPYNIWCDGCKNHIGMGVRYNAEKKKVGNYYTTPIYRFRMKCHLCVNYIEMQTDPATCDYVIVSGANRKEERWDMADNEQILTTERTEKEKLETDAMFKLDHGGKDKEKLKKALPSLSEIQEYQSTWKDDFQLNSSLRRKFRTEKKVIAEQEETDNAVRMRTNLSIPLLPEKEEDKRLAALLTYQAPDSYDDKQHSKRKEISTRSWFSAPSASPGGAAGSLLQKLGLQGKEAAVAKALSSSPSTLIRKRTGGPGVKSEPCATITRRRSHPETNTCNGEISKVSQKEEDQSSSPTQVEQEVTGTHDSGSMETHVRTTEEGLTNGKDSGKEKEKEQDRSLGAVTSLVADYSDSDSDSGQ; the protein is encoded by the exons CCAGCCAAG caCGGATCCCTCAATGGCTACCATGGAACTCACGCTCTACGAGAGAGGGCCAGGAAACTGTCCCAGGGCATCCTCATCATCAG GTTTGAGATGCCCTACAACATCTGGTGTGACGGCTGCAAAAATCATATTGGCATGG GGGTCCGTTACAATgctgagaagaagaaagtggGGAACTACTACACCACGCCAATCTACAG GTTTAGGATGAAGTGTCATCTGTGCGTCAACTACATCGAGATGCAGACCGACCCGGCGACCTGCGACTATGTGATAGTAAGCGGAGCAAACAGGAAGGAGGAGCGCTGGGACATGGCTGATAACGAGCAGATCCTCACCACAG agaggacagagaaggagaaactgGAGACTGATGCCATGTTCAAACTCGACCACGGTGGGAAAGACAAGGAGAAGCTTAAGAAGGCTCTGCCCTCTCTGTCGGAGATCCAAGAATACCAGTCCACCTGGAAGGACGACTTCCAGCTCAACAGCAGCCTCCGCAGGAAGTTCAGG ACGGAGAAGAAAGTTATAgctgagcaggaggagacggaTAACGCGGTGAGGATGAGGACCAACCTGTCCATCCCACTGCTgccagagaaggaggaggacaagagACTGGCAGCGCTGCTCACCTACCAGGCGCCTGACT CCTACGATGACAAGCAGCACAGCAAGAGGAAAGAGATCTCCACTCGTTCTTGGTTCAGCGCACCTTCAGCCTCACCTGGAGGTGCTGCAGGTAGTCTGCTCCAGAAGCTCGGCCTGCAGGGGAAAGAAGCAGCGGTGGCCAAAGCGCTGAGCTCCTCACCAAGCACCCTGATCCGCAAACGCACAGGAGGACCGGGAGTCAAATCTGAGCCCTGTGCCACCATCACTCGCAGACGGTCGCATCCTGAAACCAACACGTGTAATGGAGAGATTTCTAAGGTCTCTCAGAAGGAGGAAGACCAAAGTTCATCACCAACACAGGTGGAACAGGAGGTAACAGGGACACATGACAGTGGCTCCATGGAGACACATGTTAGAACTACAGAGGAAGGACTGACAAACGGGAAGGACTctgggaaagagaaagagaaggagcaggacaGAAGTTTAGGAGCTGTCACATCTCTCGTGGCGGACTACAGTGACTCAGATTCAGACTCGGGACAGTGA